A window of Lepidochelys kempii isolate rLepKem1 chromosome 1, rLepKem1.hap2, whole genome shotgun sequence contains these coding sequences:
- the LOC140903857 gene encoding uncharacterized protein, producing MKDRGHNRDPKQCRLKLKERRQAYQKTREANGRSGSKPQTCRFYDELHAILGGSATSTPPVLFDSFNGDGGNTEAGFGDEEDDDDEVVDSSQQASGETSFPDSQELFLTLDLEPVPPEPTQGCLPDSPGGEGTSAACVSRITGSSASQKLAKIRRRKKRTHDEMFSELMLSSHTDRAQTNAWRQTTSECRKAQNDREERWWAEESKWRPEERAEAERWRQHDERRQDSMLRLLEDQTYMLQHMVELQERQQEHRPLLQPLCNQPPSSPNSIASSPRRPRTRWGASGHPATPPQRIAQATEGWHSISFKLLKCCVALSFPPPPPLLVLLSSTTPPGLPW from the exons atgaaggacagaggccataacagggacccgaagcagtgccgcttgaaacttaaggagcggaggcaagcctaccagaaaaccagagaggcaaacggccgctccgggtccaagccccagacatgccgcttctatgatgagctgcatgccattttagggggttcagccaccagtACCCCgcccgtgttgtttgactccttcaatggagatggaggcaacacggaagcaggttttggggatgaggaagatgatgatgatgaggttgtagatagttcacagcaagcaagtggagaaaccagttttcccgacagccaggaactgtttctaaccctggacctggagccagtcccccccgaacccacccaaggctgcctcccggattcgccaggtggagaagggacctctg ctgcatgtgtttcaaggatcacaggatcttctgcttcccagaagctagcgaagattagaaggcgaaaaaaacgcactcacgatgaaatgttctctgagctcatgctgtcctcccacactgacagagcacagacgaatgcgtggaggcagacaacgtcagagtgcaggaaagcacaaaatgaccgggaggagaggtggtgggctgaagagagtaagtggcggcctgaagagagggctgaagctgaaaggtggcggcagcatgatgagaggaggcaggattcaatgctgaggctgctggaggatcaaacctacatgctccagcatatggttgagctgcaggaaaggcagcaggagcacagaccgctgctacagcccctgtgtaaccaaccaccctcctccccaaattccatagcctcctcacccagacgcccaagaacgcggtggggggcctccggccatccagccactccaccccagaggattgcccaagcaacagaaggctggcattcaataagttttaaacttttaaagtgctgtgtggccttgtccttccctcctccaccacccctcctggtgcttctctcctccaccacccctcctgggctaccttggtag